A stretch of the Fusobacterium varium genome encodes the following:
- the rsmG gene encoding 16S rRNA methyltransferase G has protein sequence MREFLLEGIKKLNIEYTDKKVDNLIKYLELLIEYNSHTNLTALRDEKSIVEKHFLDSLLLQNLIKKEFKKAIDIGTGAGFPGMVLAIFNPDIEFTLMDSIGKKTKFLELVKEELELNNVNVVTSRAEDYINDENRETYDLGLCRGVSKLGTILEYIIPFLKINGEFLSQKMEGTGEETEAENALNTLKSKIIEIYNLQLPFSKDSRVVIKIEKTASNDKKYPRRAGIPLKRPL, from the coding sequence ATGAGAGAATTCCTATTAGAGGGAATAAAAAAATTAAATATTGAATATACAGATAAAAAAGTAGATAATCTTATAAAATATTTAGAACTGTTAATAGAATATAATTCGCATACTAATCTTACAGCTTTGAGAGATGAGAAGAGTATAGTTGAAAAACATTTTTTAGATTCTCTTTTACTTCAAAATCTTATAAAAAAAGAATTTAAAAAAGCTATAGATATTGGAACAGGAGCAGGATTCCCTGGGATGGTACTGGCAATATTTAATCCAGATATAGAATTTACATTAATGGATTCTATTGGAAAGAAGACTAAATTTCTTGAATTAGTAAAAGAAGAGCTTGAACTGAATAATGTCAATGTAGTAACTTCCAGAGCAGAAGATTATATAAATGATGAAAATAGAGAAACATATGATCTAGGATTATGCAGAGGAGTGTCAAAACTTGGAACTATTCTTGAATATATAATCCCTTTTCTAAAGATAAATGGTGAGTTTTTGTCACAAAAAATGGAAGGAACTGGAGAAGAGACTGAAGCTGAAAATGCTTTAAATACACTTAAAAGCAAAATAATTGAAATATATAATTTACAGCTGCCTTTTTCTAAAGATTCAAGAGTGGTTATAAAAATAGAAAAAACTGCCTCTAATGATAAAAAATATCCAAGAAGAGCAGGAATACCATTAAAGAGACCTCTATAA